A single window of Vigna unguiculata cultivar IT97K-499-35 chromosome 1, ASM411807v1, whole genome shotgun sequence DNA harbors:
- the LOC114173691 gene encoding serine carboxypeptidase-like 45 — protein MFPQPWIFIPAIIATSLLMSSLVKPFPEADKVKHLPQQSPVSFQQFAGYVPVDDNNQRALFYYFVEAQSNPSSKPLVLWLNGGPGCTSVGIGAFTEHGPFVTNQGEALQKNQYSWNKEANILYLDSPAGVGFSYSLNLSFYKTLNDEVTARDSLVFLQRWFAKFPEFKNRDFYIMGESYGGHYVPQLAELIIKTKLNFNLKGIAIGNPLLDFDTDMNSVDEYYWSHGIITDHAYKIKTSICNSSRLLREYFTGRQLSNDCLLAAQKVSEEYSFTSFIDPYYVIGDRCLSYNVSQAGFLKEMLSSGMFQFRNSHDVLQTQEPDQQVDECILKYSEKYLNRKDVQKALHARVVGSNNYRLCSKIVLANYDPLNREIPTINVVGFLVKSGLRVIVYSGDQDSVIPFMGTRRLVDKLAKKAGLKTTVPYSAWFVDKQVGGWAQVFGNHLTYAIVRGASHGTPTTQPKRSFVLFDAFLHGKPLPRA, from the exons ATGTTTCCCCAGCCATGGATCTTCATACCCGCAATCATCGCAACTTCACTGCTCATGTCCTCACTGGTTAAGCCATTTCCAGAAGCTGATAAGGTGAAACACTTGCCTCAACAGTCACCAGTTTCCTTCCAACAATTTGCTGGCTATGTACCCGTTGATGACAATAATCAAAGAGCTCTTTTTTACTACTTTGTTGAAGCACAAAGCAACCCTTCTTCAAAGCCTCTGGTTCTCTGGCTCAATGGAG GGCCTGGCTGCACATCTGTTGGAATTGGAGCCTTCACCGAACATGGTCCTTTTGTTACAAACCAAGGAGAGGCTCTTCAGAAAAATCAGTATAGTTGGAACAAAG AGGCAAACATTTTGTACCTGGACTCACCAGCAGGTGTTGGATTCTCTTACTCTCTCAATTTGTCGTTTTATAAGACTCTGAACGATGAAGTCACAG CCCGAGACAGTCTAGTTTTCCTGCAGCGTTGGTTTGCCAAGTTCCCAGAATTCAAAAACAGAGACTTTTATATAATGGGAGAGAGTTATGGAG GTCACTATGTACCTCAACTTGCCGAACTCATtattaagactaaattgaattttaaccTAAAGGGCATAGCA ATTGGAAACCCTCTTCTAGATTTTGACACTGATATGAATTCAGTTGATGAATATTACTGGTCTCATGGAATCATCACTGATCATGCTTACAAAATCAAGACCTCTATTTGCAACTCGTCCAGATTATTAAGAGAATACTTCACTGGCCGTCAACTTTCCAACGATTGTCTTCTTGCAGCTCAAAAAGTCTCAGAAGAATATTCTTTTACATCTTTCATTGATCCATATTACGTCATTGGCGACAGATGTCTTTCTTACAATGTTTCTCAGGCAGGTTTTCTTAAGGAGATGCTAAGTTCAGGGATGTTTCAGTTTAGGAACTCCCATGATGTGCTTCAAACCCAAGAACCAGACCAG CAAGTTGATGagtgtattttgaaatattcagaGAAGTACTTGAACAGAAAAGATGTGCAGAAGGCTCTTCATGCCCGTGTGGTGGGAAGTAACAATTATCGTTTGTGCAGCAA GATTGTACTCGCAAATTATGACCCACTCAACAGAGAGATACCGACAATTAATGTTGTCGGCTTCCTTGTAAAATCAGGCCTTCGAGTCATCGTTTACAG TGGGGACCAAGACTCTGTGATTCCATTCATGGGCACCAGAAGATTAGTTGATAAACTTGCAAAGAAAGCAGGGCTTAAAACCACAGTGCCTTACAGTGCCTGGTTTGTGGACAAACAG GTTGGAGGATGGGCACAAGTTTTTGGGAATCACCTTACCTATGCCATAGTGAGAGGAGCTTCACATGGCACTCCAACTACCCAACCAAAGAgatcttttgttttatttgatgcTTTTCTCCATGGGAAACCACTGCCTAGAGCATGA
- the LOC114185241 gene encoding serine carboxypeptidase-like 45 isoform X2, producing MLPQSFTMIATIFFVLAQTIVGVSSLPESDKISNLPGQPQVKFQQFSGHITVDDQNQRALFYYFTEAEEDPASKPLVLWLNGGPGCSSIGVGAFGEHGPFRPSDNNVLEKNDYSWNKARDNLVFLQRWFSKFPEYSNNDFFITGESYGGHYVPQLAQLIVQTKTNFNLKGIAIGNPLLEFNSDFNARSEYFWAHGLISDSTLEILTTVCNYSSIRRQLQNGNLEVVCAKANKQLYDEVSDYVDEYDVTLDVCLSSVNQQAYVLNQLQETQKIDVCVGDKTTTYLNRKEVQEALHAKLVGVTKWSTCSSVLHYDYRNLEIPTIPILGSLAKSGIRVLVYSGDQDSVIPLTSSRYLVNGLAKEIGLETTVAYRAWFEEKQVAGWTQTYGNILSYATIRGASHEAPFTQPQRSLLLLKTFLQGKQLPSVK from the exons ATGCTACCTCAGTCATTTACTATGATtgcaacaatattttttgttcttgCACAAACAATTGTGGGAGTGAGTTCACTTCCCGAATCTGATAAAATAAGCAATTTGCCGGGGCAGCCTCAGGTCAAATTTCAGCAATTTTCTGGCCACATTACTGTGGATGATCAGAATCAGAGAGCTTTGTTTTACTACTTTACTGAAGCAGAAGAAGACCCTGCTTCCAAGCCATTAGTCCTGTGGTTGAATGGAG GGCCTGGTTGTTCATCGATTGGAGTTGGAGCTTTCGGTGAGCATGGCCCTTTCAGACCGAGTGACAACAATGTTCTTGAGAAAAATGATTATAGTTGGAACAAAG CTAGGGATAATCTTGTGTTCTTACAACGTTGGTTCTCTAAATTTCCTGAGTACTCAAATAACGACTTCTTCATTACTGGGGAGAGCTATGGAG GTCACTATGTTCCACAACTTGCACAGCTTATTGTTCAAACCAAGACCAACTTCAATCTCAAGGGGATAGCA ATAGGGAATCCTCTTCTGGAGTTCAATTCTGATTTCAACGCCAGATCTGAGTATTTTTGGGCTCACGGGCTTATATCAGATTCAACATTGGAAATCCTAACCACAGTCTGCAACTATTCCTCGATTAGGAGACAGCTTCAAAATGGGAATCTTGAAGTGGTTTGTGCAAAAGCAAACAAGCAATTGTATGATGAGGTTAGCGACTATGTAGATGAGTATGATGTTACTCTTGATGTTTGTTTGTCATCAGTAAATCAACAGGCTTATGTGCTGAATCAACTG CAAGAGACACAAAAGATAGATGTTTGTGTTGGTGATAAAACGACCACATACTTGAACAGGAAAGAAGTCCAAGAAGCTCTACATGCTAAACTTGTAGGAGTCACCAAATGGTCAACTTGCAGTTC AGTTCTGCATTATGACTACAGGAATCTAGAAATACCAACAATTCCTATCCTAGGGTCACTTGCCAAGTCTGGCATCAGGGTCCTGGTATACAG TGGTGATCAAGACTCAGTGATTCCATTAACAAGTTCTAGATATCTAGTGAATGGATTGGCCAAGGAAATTGGACTTGAGACCACAGTGGCCTATAGAGCCTGGTTTGAGGAAAAACAg GTAGCAGGATGGACACAAACATATGGGAACATCTTATCATATGCCACCATAAGAGGAGCATCTCATGAAGCTCCCTTTACTCAACCTCAAAGATCACTACTGCTACTCAAGACATTTCTACAAGGAAAGCAACTACCCAGTGTTAAATGA
- the LOC114185241 gene encoding serine carboxypeptidase-like 45 isoform X1 has protein sequence MLPQSFTMIATIFFVLAQTIVGVSSLPESDKISNLPGQPQVKFQQFSGHITVDDQNQRALFYYFTEAEEDPASKPLVLWLNGGPGCSSIGVGAFGEHGPFRPSDNNVLEKNDYSWNKEANVLYLESPAGVGFSYSSNKSFYGLVTDEITARDNLVFLQRWFSKFPEYSNNDFFITGESYGGHYVPQLAQLIVQTKTNFNLKGIAIGNPLLEFNSDFNARSEYFWAHGLISDSTLEILTTVCNYSSIRRQLQNGNLEVVCAKANKQLYDEVSDYVDEYDVTLDVCLSSVNQQAYVLNQLQETQKIDVCVGDKTTTYLNRKEVQEALHAKLVGVTKWSTCSSVLHYDYRNLEIPTIPILGSLAKSGIRVLVYSGDQDSVIPLTSSRYLVNGLAKEIGLETTVAYRAWFEEKQVAGWTQTYGNILSYATIRGASHEAPFTQPQRSLLLLKTFLQGKQLPSVK, from the exons ATGCTACCTCAGTCATTTACTATGATtgcaacaatattttttgttcttgCACAAACAATTGTGGGAGTGAGTTCACTTCCCGAATCTGATAAAATAAGCAATTTGCCGGGGCAGCCTCAGGTCAAATTTCAGCAATTTTCTGGCCACATTACTGTGGATGATCAGAATCAGAGAGCTTTGTTTTACTACTTTACTGAAGCAGAAGAAGACCCTGCTTCCAAGCCATTAGTCCTGTGGTTGAATGGAG GGCCTGGTTGTTCATCGATTGGAGTTGGAGCTTTCGGTGAGCATGGCCCTTTCAGACCGAGTGACAACAATGTTCTTGAGAAAAATGATTATAGTTGGAACAAAG AGGCAAATGTGCTATACTTGGAGTCACCAGCTGGTGTTGGATTTTCTTACTCTAGCAATAAATCGTTCTATGGTTTAGTGACAGATGAAATTACAG CTAGGGATAATCTTGTGTTCTTACAACGTTGGTTCTCTAAATTTCCTGAGTACTCAAATAACGACTTCTTCATTACTGGGGAGAGCTATGGAG GTCACTATGTTCCACAACTTGCACAGCTTATTGTTCAAACCAAGACCAACTTCAATCTCAAGGGGATAGCA ATAGGGAATCCTCTTCTGGAGTTCAATTCTGATTTCAACGCCAGATCTGAGTATTTTTGGGCTCACGGGCTTATATCAGATTCAACATTGGAAATCCTAACCACAGTCTGCAACTATTCCTCGATTAGGAGACAGCTTCAAAATGGGAATCTTGAAGTGGTTTGTGCAAAAGCAAACAAGCAATTGTATGATGAGGTTAGCGACTATGTAGATGAGTATGATGTTACTCTTGATGTTTGTTTGTCATCAGTAAATCAACAGGCTTATGTGCTGAATCAACTG CAAGAGACACAAAAGATAGATGTTTGTGTTGGTGATAAAACGACCACATACTTGAACAGGAAAGAAGTCCAAGAAGCTCTACATGCTAAACTTGTAGGAGTCACCAAATGGTCAACTTGCAGTTC AGTTCTGCATTATGACTACAGGAATCTAGAAATACCAACAATTCCTATCCTAGGGTCACTTGCCAAGTCTGGCATCAGGGTCCTGGTATACAG TGGTGATCAAGACTCAGTGATTCCATTAACAAGTTCTAGATATCTAGTGAATGGATTGGCCAAGGAAATTGGACTTGAGACCACAGTGGCCTATAGAGCCTGGTTTGAGGAAAAACAg GTAGCAGGATGGACACAAACATATGGGAACATCTTATCATATGCCACCATAAGAGGAGCATCTCATGAAGCTCCCTTTACTCAACCTCAAAGATCACTACTGCTACTCAAGACATTTCTACAAGGAAAGCAACTACCCAGTGTTAAATGA
- the LOC114185257 gene encoding serine carboxypeptidase-like 45, with amino-acid sequence MLSHSFTMIATIIIVLAQTLVGVTSLPEADKISTLPGQPHVKFQQYSGYITVDDQHQRALFYYFVEAQKHPTSKPVVLWLNGGPGCSSVGVGALIENGPFRPRDNNVLEKNHYSWNIVANVLYLESPAGVGFSYSSNKSFYTLVTDEITARDNLVFLQRWFIEFPEYSNNAFFITGESYAGHYAPQLAQLIVQTKSKINLKGIAIGNPLMEFDTDLNSKAEFFWSHGLISDSTYDLFTKVCNYSTIRRQMISGNLSEICENIDTLVFTEVSNYIDQYDVTLDVCLSSVNGQAYVLNQMQKIQKIDVCVDDKAVNYLNRKDVQEALHAKLVGVSKWSICSKVLHYDRTNLEIPTISILGSLVNSKIRVLVYSGDQDSVIPLMGSRSLVNGLAKELGLNTTGAYRAWFEGKQVGGWTQVYGDILSYATIRGASHEAPFSQPKRSLQLLKAFLEGKPLPAVK; translated from the exons ATGTTATCTCATTCATTTACTATGATTGCAACAATAATTATTGTTCTTGCACAAACACTTGTGGGGGTGACTTCACTTCCTGAAGCTGATAAAATTAGCACTTTGCCAGGGCAGCCACATGTTAAGTTTCAGCAATATTCTGGTTACATTACAGTGGATGACCAACATCAGAGAGCTTTGTTTTATTACTTTGTTGAAGCTCAAAAACACCCTACTTCCAAGCCAGTAGTCCTCTGGTTGAATGGag GTCCTGGTTGTTCATCTGTTGGGGTTGGAGCTCTAATTGAGAATGGCCCTTTCAGACCAAGAGACAATAATGTTCTTGAAAAGAATCATTATAGTTGGAACATAG TGGCAAATGTGCTATACTTGGAATCACCGGCTGGTGTTGGATTTTCCTACTCTAGCAATAAATCTTTCTATACCTTGGTGACAGATGAAATTACAGCTAGGGATAATCTTGTTTTCCTACAACGCTGGTTCATTGAATTCCCTGAGTACTCAAACAACGCTTTTTTCATTACAGGGGAGAGCTATGCTG GTCACTATGCTCCACAACTTGCACAACTTATTGTTCAAACCAAGAGCAAAATCAATCTCAAGGGAATAGCA ATTGGGAATCCTCTCATGGAATTTGACACTGATTTGAACTCCAAAGCTGAATTCTTTTGGTCCCACGGACTGATCTCAGATTCAACTTATGATCTCTTCACCAAAGTCTGCAACTACTCCACCATTAGGAGACAAATGATAAGTGGGAATCTTAGTGAGATTTGTGAAAACATAGATACATTGGTGTTTACTGAGGTTAGCAACTATATAGACCAATATGATGTCACTCTTGATGTGTGTTTGTCATCAGTGAATGGACAGGCCTATGTGCTGAATCAAATG CAAAAGATACAGAAGATAGATGTTTGTGTGGATGATAAAGCAGTGAACTACTTAAACAGGAAAGATGTGCAGGAGGCTCTTCATGCTAAGCTTGTTGGAGTATCCAAATGGTCAATTTGCAGCAA GGTTCTCCACTATGACCGTACAAATCTAGAGATACCAACAATTTCTATTTTAGGATCACTGGTTAATTCCAAAATCAGGGTTCTGGTGTATAG TGGAGATCAAGATTCAGTTATTCCATTAATGGGATCTCGATCTTTGGTGAATGGATTGGCCAAGGAACTTGGACTGAATACAACAGGGGCCTACAGAGCCTGGTTTGAAGGAAAACAG GTAGGAGGATGGACACAAGTGTACGGAGATATCTTATCTTATGCTACCATAAGAGGAGCATCTCATGAAGCTCCTTTTAGTCAACCAAAAAGATCACTGCAGCTACTTAAAGCATTTCTTGAAGGAAAGCCCCTTCCTGctgttaaataa
- the LOC114162904 gene encoding mitotic-spindle organizing protein 1B-like translates to MDPEAARAARESLDLAFHMSNILDTGLDRHTLSVLIALCDLGVNPEALAAVVKELRKEKPSLSSSLPEAPSFP, encoded by the coding sequence ATGGATCCGGAGGCTGCTCGAGCTGCACGAGAATCTCTAGACCTGGCTTTCCATATGTCCAATATACTTGACACGGGTCTAGACCGTCACACACTTTCTGTTCTAATTGCACTTTGTGATCTTGGAGTCAATCCTGAAGCACTTGCTGCTGTTGTCAAGGAACTAAGAAAAGAGAAGCCCTCGTTATCATCATCACTTCCTGAGGCTCCTTCTTTTCCATAA
- the LOC114185264 gene encoding 10 kDa chaperonin, mitochondrial-like, which produces MAKRLIPLFNRVLVEKIVPPSKTNAGILLPEKSSKLNSGKVIAVGPGIHSKDGKLIPVAVNEGDTVLLPEYGGTEVKLDNKEYHLYRDDDILGTLHD; this is translated from the exons ATGGCAAAGCGTTTGATTCCACTGTTCAATCGTGTTTTGGTGGAGAAAATCGTGCCTCCATCAAAGACCAACGCTGGCATTTTGTTACCAGAGAAATCCTCCAAG CTGAATTCCGGAAAAGTTATTGCTGTTGGCCCTGGCATTCATAGTAAGGATGGAAAGCTAATTCCAGTGGCTGTAAATGAAGGTGACACTGTTCTTTTGCCTGAGTATGGGGGAACTGAGGTGAAGCTTGACAACAAAGa GTATCATCTCTACAGAGACGACGATATTCTCGGGACACTGCACGATTGA